Proteins from a genomic interval of Hoplias malabaricus isolate fHopMal1 chromosome 13, fHopMal1.hap1, whole genome shotgun sequence:
- the jpt2 gene encoding jupiter microtubule associated homolog 2, producing MTSTNTFQGLDEGSKTSSRVLQPPGGGSSNIFGGYDDNSGASRRPHKMASTIFAPPEESQAGPKRSYPPGGKSSGIFGEAVAPTVQSKTNPPGGVGSNIFGGSESNQPNVKIHPNKPKDNIVLGAASVPNPPAAAPQQKVIEEVKVIVTPQATPTKEEPAAAPTPTPAPAPALAKSAPDAEHSDKNPLEKDHEPHLGPRPRSHNRVLNPPGGKSSVVFY from the exons ATGACTTCTACAAACACGTTTCAGGGTCTTGATGAAGGCTCAAAGACGAGTTCGAG gGTTTTGCAACCTCCTGGTGGTGGTAGCAGCAACATATTTGGTGGATATGATGACAATTCAGGTGCTTCAAGACGGCCACACAAGATGGCCTCCACAATTTTTGCACCCCCTGAAGAGTCTCAAGCAGGTCCCAAGCGCTCATATCCCCCAG GTGGCAAAAGCAGTGGGATTTTTGGAGAGGCTGTGGCTCCCACTGTTCAGTCTAAGACTAACCCTCCAGGTGGAGTTGGTAGCAATATCTTTGGAGGATCAGAATCAAACCAACCTAATGTTAAAATTCACCCAAACAAACCAAAG GACAACATTGTTTTGGGTGCAGCCAGTGTACCGAATCCACCAGCAGCAG CTCCACAGCAGAAAGTGATAGAGGAAGTGAAGGTGATTGTTACCCCTCAAGCCACACCTACGAAAGAGGAACCTGCTGCAGCTCCAACTCcaactccagctccagctccagctctgGCCAAATCTGCTCCAGACGctgagcattctgataaaaatCCATTGGAAAAGGACCATGAGCCACACCTCGGCCCACGCCCTCGCTCACACAACAGAGTGCTCAACCCCCCAGGTGGAAAATCCAGTGTGGTCTTCTACTGA